Genomic window (Drosophila sulfurigaster albostrigata strain 15112-1811.04 chromosome 2R, ASM2355843v2, whole genome shotgun sequence):
CAGCTCATATTGCACTGGTCACACTGGCTCATTTTGTTCTCactttttgcagttttgtttttaagttgGGTTTTCcttaatcaataaaaataataatgggcaaaagcgaaaaaaaatcGAAGCGGTCCAAGGAAAAACACAAGAGCAAGCGCAAGGAGCACAAGGAGAAGCATAAAGACAAGtccaaaaaatcgaaaaagcATAGCAAAAACAAGGCAACCAAAGAGGCAACAATGACACCAAAGATTGAGGCTCCAAAGGTAGCTCCAGCTGCGACAGTTGACAGTGGCAGCGAGGAGGACTTTGCAATACCAATAGGTCGGTAGTAAGCAGCAGTAGATACCCGGTAAAAACTTCTCACTTGTCTTGGTGCATTTTTTAAGCGCTGATGAACAGCAAATCACATGCTCCGGAAACGCCGGAGGAATATCAACGTCGTCAAAGTCAAATAAGACGTGAGGTGGATCCTGTGACGGGGCGTACACGCCTCATCAAGGGCGACAGCGAAGTGCTCGAGGAGATTGTAAGCAAAGAGCGCCATCACAGCATCAACAAGAAGGCAACGAGCGGAGATGGCGAATACTTTGAAATGGAATCCTTGGCCGCTGCCAAGCGACAGAAGCCAAAGTAAAATGCAAGATAAAGAAAAGactatttgaatttaatatttgtttaatatataataagtatagttaataattaataactgttttaaatgctaaataaacaaattgtgcaGCAATTGCTTAAGCTATTTACATAAAGATCAAATGGAATAGATAGATACATATACAGACAAGATAGTTAGGTAAGGAAAGGTAAGAGGTATAGCTTCAGTAGAGCTGATAGAAAAACGTGGTGCTGCCATCCTGAAAGGCGGGATCATCGCTGACCTTGGCGCGGCACATGGGACACGTCTGTTCCCGTTTGAACCACGTTTGGACGCACTCATCACAGAAGATGTGTCCGCACTCCAGTATAATCGGCGAATTGTACGCATCATGACAGATGGGACACACAGTGCCCGCAGCATCCAGTT
Coding sequences:
- the LOC133839297 gene encoding ADP-ribosylation factor-like protein 6-interacting protein 4, which codes for MGKSEKKSKRSKEKHKSKRKEHKEKHKDKSKKSKKHSKNKATKEATMTPKIEAPKVAPAATVDSGSEEDFAIPIALMNSKSHAPETPEEYQRRQSQIRREVDPVTGRTRLIKGDSEVLEEIVSKERHHSINKKATSGDGEYFEMESLAAAKRQKPK